A segment of the Robbsia betulipollinis genome:
GATGGTCTCGGAGATCACGCCGCTGCTCATCCTCGTCAAGCTCGAACAGTTCGACTACGCGGGCGCGTCGGCGGTCGCCGTCGTGCTGATGGTGACGTCCTTCGTACTCCTGCTGCTGATCAACGGCCTGCAGGCCTGGCAGCGGCGCCTGCGCTCCGGAGCATCCGCATGAGAACCGCCGCCTCCTCGCGCGCGTCGGCGCGTGCCGGCTCCGGAACCAGCGAGGCGCGATGGGTGCGCTACACGCTGATCGGCATCGCGCTGCTGTTCGTATTGCTGTTCCTGGTGCTGCCCCTCGCCACCGTCTTCGTCGAGGCGCTGCGCAAGGGCCTGAGTGCCTATACCGATGCCCTGACCGACCCGGACGCCTGGTCGGCGATCAAGCTGACGCTGCTGACCGCCGCGATCAGCGTGCCGATGAACGTCGTGTTCGGCGTGGCCGCGGCCTGGGCGATCGCCAAGTTCGAGTTTCGCGGCAAGGCGGTGCTGACCACGCTGATCGACCTGCCCTTCTCGATCTCACCGGTGGTCGCCGGTCTCTCCTACGTGCTGGTGCTGGGCGCGCAGGGCTGGATCGGCCCCTGGCTGATGGACCACAACATCCGCATCATTTTCGCGGTGCCGGGCATCGTCATCGCCACCGCCTTCGTGACGTTGCCGCTGGTGGCGCGCGAACTGATCCCGCTGATGCAGGCGCAGGGCAGCGACGAGGAACAGGCCGCCATCGTGCTGGGCGCGAGCGGCTGGCAGACCTTCTGGCACGTGACCCTGCCCAACATCCGCTGGGGTCTGCTGTACGGCGTGATCCTGTGCAACGCGCGGGCGATGGGGGAGTTCGGCGCCGTGTCGGTGGTCTCGGGCCATCTGCGCGGCGAGACCAACACGATCCCGTTGCAGGTCGAGATCCTCTACAACCAGTTCCAGATCCAGGCGGGCTTCGCGGTCGCCTCGCTGCTCGCGCTGCTCGCCCTGCTGACGCTGCTGATCAAATCGGTGGCGGAGTGGCGGCACGAGCGCGAACTGCGGCGCACCGCCGAGCTGCCCAGCGAACGGCCGAGCGACGACGACCTGCCGTCGCCGCTCGGCTTCACTTCGATGAATGCGCCGATGCGTCCACTGCCGGATCCGCGCCCGAACCCGCGCGTGGACCCTAAACGAGAACAGCCATGAGCATCGAAGTTCAGCACATCAACAAGCGCTTCGGCGACTTCCAGGCGCTCAACGACGTCAGCCTGCATATCGAATCGGGCGAGTTGATCGCGTTGCTGGGCCCTTCGGGCTGCGGCAAGACCACGCTGCTGCGCATCATCGCCGGCCTGGAAGCGCCGGACAGCGGTCAGATCCTGTTCGCCGGCGAGGACAGCACCGATGTCCACGTGCGCGAGCGCCAGGTGGGCTTCGTGTTCCAGCACTATGCGCTGTTCCGCCACATGACGGTATTCGACAATGTCGCCTTCGGCCTGAAGATCAAGCCGCGCGGCGAGCGGCCGTCGAAGGCCGAGATCCGCGAGAAGGTGCACGCGCTGCTCAAGCTGGTGCAGCTCGACTGGCTGGCGGACCGCTATCCCTCGCAGCTGTCCGGCGGCCAGCGTCAGCGCATCGCGCTCGCGCGGGCGCTCGCCGTCGAGCCGAAGGTGCTGCTGCTCGACGAACCGTTCGGCGCGCTCGACGCCAAGGTGCGCAAGGAACTGCGTCGCTGGCTGCGACGCCTGCACGAAGATCTCGACGTGACCAGCATCTTCGTCACGCACGATCAGGAAGAGGCGCTGGAGGTGGCGGACCGGGTGGTGGTGATCAACCGCGGGCAGATCGAACAAAGCGGCTCGCCGCGCGAGGTGTGGGAACGCCCGGCGAGCCCCTTCGTCTACGGCTTCCTGGGCGACGCGAACCGCTTCCAGGGCCGCAGCGAGAACGGCCGCATCCTGATCGGCGACTACGCGCTGGACACGCTCGAAGCCCCGCCGCATCCGGGTGCCGCGCCCGCCGCGGCGACCGCCTTCGTGCGCCCGCACGATTTCGACATCGCCCGGCCCGCGCCGGGACTGCACGGCATCAATGTGCGCTTCAGCCGCGCGGTGGTGGTCGGCCCGACGGCCAAGCTCGAACTGCTCAGCGACGCGGCCATCACCACCGGCCTGCCGGCCGACATCGCGAGCGGCGACGCGATCATCGAGGCGCAGCTGCCGGCGCGCGTGTTCCTGGCGATGCAGCTGCACGAGGGCGAGGCGCTGGTGCTGTCGCCCCGGCGCGCGCGGGTGTTCGTCGGCGACGTGGCGCTCGACACCGATCTCACCGAAACCGGGCCGCAGCACGCCTGAGGCGCGATCACGCTGGCCGCCGCGGCGCGCCAGCACGTCCTGGTTCAGAATGCGTGGCGCAAACCCACCATCACGGCCAGTTGCGAGTTAGAGGAAGACGGTCCCAGCGTATTGATCATCGCGTGAGACAGCACGGAACCCTCGGGCGCGCCGTGCACGATCTGGTAGACGCTTTCCAGATAGACGTCCGTGCGCTTGCTCAGTGCATAAGCGGTCTGCAGCATCCCCGTGTGCCACTTCGGCGACGAACCGTTGTAGGCGCCGTCGGTGAAGGTGTACGCGCCCGATACGCTCCAGGCCTCGGTCAGTCCGTACTTGCCGTTGATTTCGAAGTTGTCCATCCGCAGCGAGCCGTTGAGGCTGCCCGACGCGTCGTCGGCCGCGCCGAGGTAGGTGCCGGTGCCGAACGAGAACACGCCGCCGAGGTTGTCCATCTGCGTATGGCTCCATGCCACGCCGACCAGCGCGGAACCGAAGGTGTAGCTACCCGCGACCGACCACACGCGCTGACGCTCGGCCAGGAAATTGGCGCTGTAATCGGAAGTCGGCGCCGCACCCGTGCCCGCGCCCGCGTTGTTGAACTGCAGGTATCCCGCCGCGAGATTGAGGGGGCCCATCGCATAGGATGCCGCGAAGCCATACGACCGGTTGGTGGCGAACGCTCCTGCCTTGTTGCTGAACGCGTACATCGATTCGACGGTCAGCCCGTGATAGATCGGGCTGACGTATTTCACCATGTTGTCGATCACCACGGAATTCGCCGCGAGATTGTCGTTCTCGAAAGGATGCGCGGCCAGGCTGCCGCCCCAGGTGTTCACTTCGGCCGTCAACGGGCCGACCAGATCGTTCATCACGTCGTACTGGCGACCCAGCGTCACCGTGCCGTAGCGATCGCTTTCCAGACCCACCCACGCCTGCGAGCCGAACCCGTCGCCCGAGAACGCCTGGGTGCCGTTGTTCAGCAGGAATCCTTGCTCGAGCTTGAAAACGGCCTTCAGCCCCGCGCCCAGATCCTCGGTCCCCTTCAGGCCGAACACGGTGTTCTGCGTCGCGCTGGAGGTCTCCTGCCAGCTGTTGTGACCTTGCTGGTTGCTGGCGTAGATCAGCCCCGTATCGATGAGACCGTACAGCGTGACACTGCTCTGTGCGTGCGCCGGGATGGCAAATGCGCTGCCCAGCGCAAGGGTGAGTAGGGACTTTTTCATGGCGCCATGCAGCTCCTCGAGGGGAAGGAATCGATATCACCGATGGTCGGCCGCCAATTTTCCGTAGGGTATACCGCAATCGTTATAGTATTTATTTCGACCCGCTCACGCGGTACGGTGCCTGCGGGCTTCGACGGTCGTCATCCTGCCGATCTCGGGCCGGCTTGCCGGAGCGCCCGGGCGGCGGCGCCGACGCCCGTGACCGGCGGTCTCAACGGCCCGGCGCGTCCAGCGCGTGGCCGCGCCGGTTGAGCTGCGTGAGCAGGGCCCGGCCCGCGGGTTCGCCGAACCACTGTGCATGCCCGAGCAGATAGGACGAGTAGGCCGCCTCGGCCTCGGCCGGCAGATCGAGGATGCCGTCGAAATAGGCGACCTCGGAAAGAGCGAATTCGGTGTGGACGATCGGCAGCAGCGCCACCAGCGCGCGGTAGTCGGCCGCGTCGAGCGGCGCGACCGACGCATAGCCGTCGAGCAGCGCGTCGATCTGGCCGGCATGCACGCGACGCCGGGCGGGTTCGACCAGCCACTCGATGGTGTTGCGCTCGATCGCGAGCGCGAGGTCGTAGACCGCGCAGGTGCGATCGGCGAGGCCGAAGTCGAGCACCGAACGCACCTTGGCGGGCTCGCCCTCCGGGCTCCACAGCAGATTCGACGCATGCCAGTCGCCATGCGTCCAGAGCGGCGCCAGCGATGGCAGCAGCGGCGCCAGGCGCGCATGGTACGGGCCGATCACGGTTGCCAGGTCATGGCGCCACGGACGCCGCGCCAGGGCGCTCGCCAGCAGCGGCTGCGCTTCGATCCACGCCTGGGCCGCGTCCAGGAGATCCGGCGCGCCGATCACCCCGAAACTCGACAACAGCAGCCGGGGCGGGCGCGCCGGCGCCGGAAAACCCGCGCTGGCGCGATGCAGGCGCGCCAGCGCGCGGCCGGCGGCGTAGGCATGCGACATCGCCTTGAACGGCTCCCACGACATCACGCAGCGGTAGGCGTCGAGGCCATCGGCGCTGCGGTGCACCTCGTAGACCCAGGCGCCGATCGCGAGCGCGGTGCGGCCGCGCCGGTCGGACAGCACTTCGGCCACGGGAATGCCGCGCCCGCCCAGGTGCCCGATGAAACGGTGCTCCTCGGCCAGCGCCGTGGCGTCGCGTAGCCGCGCGTCGTGGCGCTTGACGAACAGCATGCGGCCGTCGCTCAGCGTCGCCAGCACGGCGGCGGCGAACGGCCGCGGGCTATGCCAGGACAGGTTGGCGACCGTGCCCTCGATCGGATAGGACGCGAGCACGCGGGCCACTTCGTCGACGGTCATCAGCGGCCAGTCGCGCTCGACCTGTTCGCCGTGCACGCCGAATTGCCCGGTCGGGCCATCGCCGGGGGCCGCGACGGAAGACGACTGGCGCGGCGCGGCACCTTCGCCCGGCGCAGCGGGCGCGGCAGCCTCGGCGGGCACCGCCGCCCGCTGCGGCGCCGGCGCCGGAGCGCTCGAGTCGGCTTCGGAGCGGGACGCGAAGCGGGACTCGGAGCGGGATGCGAAGCCCGCCCCGAAGCCGGCCGTTGCCGCCACGATGGTGCTCGCCGCGCCATCTTCCAGCAGGCCCGACGCGATGGCATCCCTCCCGGAAAGAGCGGTCGCGTTCGTCCGGGCCGCCGCTGCGTCGGCTGCTGCATCGGTCGCCGTATCCGCCCCCCGCTCGGCGTCCTGCCGCGTCAGCGCGCGACGCCAGTCGCGCCAGCCGGTGAGCGCGAGAAAAACGAAGAAGGCGTACAGCGCGGAAGTCGGATACAGATCCTTGAACAGGAACAGGCCGACATAAAAACAATCCACCACCGTCCACAGTCCCCACGAAGCGATGTACTTGCGCGCCGTCCAGTACTGGGCGACCAGACTGAAGGCGGACAGCGTCGCGTCCACCCAGGGCAGCGCGGCATCGGTGTAACGGGCCATGACGCCGCCCAGCAGGACGCTGCCGACGGCGCCCGCGACCAGCCCCGGCAGCAGCGTGCGCCAGGACGCGGCCTGAATCCGTCCCGAAGCCGGCTCGCCCCGCCGCGCATCGGCGCCGCCCGGCGTCATCCAGCGCCACCAGCCGTAGAGCTGCATGACGGCGAACGCACCCTGCAGCAGCATGTCCGAATACAGGCGGGCATCGTAGAAGATCCAGCCGTACAAGGCGACGGACACCAGCCCGACAGGCCAGCAGGCCATCTTGCGACGGGCGGTCAGGGCAATCGCCAGCGCGCTGACCAGCACGCCGACTATCTCGATAGGGGACATCGTTCGATCTTAAAAATCGTAGGTCAGCGACAGGCGCGCGGTGCGGGGCGCGCCCAGGAACAGATAGGCATCACCCTGCTGCTCGCCGCTGTCCTGCCAGTAGTATTTGTTGAACAGATTATCAACCGATAGTCGAACGACCGTTTTGTGGCCACCGATTTTCGTCGTGTAGCGCGCGCCCAGGTTGAACACGAAATAGGCCGGCACGCGCACCGTGTCCTCCTCGTTCGCGGGCTTGGTGCCGCTGAAGTTGACGCCGCCCAGCAGATCGAACCCGGTCACGCCGGGCACCGCGTACTCGCCGTAGAACGCCGCGCGCAGATTCGGCACGTTGATCACCTGATGCCCTTCGTAGGACGCCGTGCCGGTGTCCTCGGCGCGGGCGCGGATCGCGGCGATGCTGGCCGTCAGCGTCAGGCGTTCGGTGGCGCGTCCCGTCGCGCCCAGCTCGATGCCGTCGTGCCGCTCGGTGCCGCGCTGCACATAGGTATAGCCATTGGCGCTGTCGTCCGGCTGCGCGTACTCGAAGGGCTTGCTGATCGTGAACAGGGCCGCCGTGAAGCTGATCCGGTCGTGCCAGTCGTATTTCGCGCCCACCTCGATCTGCCGCGACGTGTACGGCGGCAGAAACGCATAGGCGTTGGTGGCGCGCACGGGTGCCTGGTCGCCCAGCGACAGCGCCTGGCTGTACGACGCATACAGCGAGACCGGCGCGATCGGCTTGTAGACCAGCGCCACTTGCGGCAACAGCTTGGTGCGGTCGGTGTGCAGGGCGTCGCCGTCGATCGCGGTCCAGCTTTTCTGGCGCAGCAGGACCTCGCGCACGCCCGCCAGCACCTGCCAGCGGTCGTTCAGAATGAGGCGATCGGTCGCGAAAACCGCGTACTGCCAGGCGTCGAGTTGCGGATAGGACGCGCTGGCCTGATCCGGCGACGGCGCGAACGCGATATCGTCGCCGTAGATGTTTTCACTGCCCACATAATCGTAGACCGCGTCGGACAGATGCACGACGCGCCGCTGAATGTCCGCGCCCAGGGTCAACTCGTGCCGGATCGGCCCGGTCGCGAACTTGCCGGAGAGCACGCCCCGCACTTCGTCGTTGCGCCGGTATTCGCCGGGACTGCGGAAATCGTAGAGATCGAAGTCGCCGTTGGCGCCGAAGAAATACGGCGCCAACGGGTTGCCGGCAGCGCTCGCGCAACTCGCCGCGTAATAGCAGCCGTAAGCGAACGCGACGTTGTCGTCGATCATCGTCCGGCTGCGGCTCGCGGCGACGGTCCCCTGCCAGGCGTCGCTGAACTGGTAGTCGAAGCGCGCGTCGAGGTTCAATGCATCGGTGGTGGTGGGCTTGGACCAGGGCTGCACGCCCAGCAGTTTCGACGCGGAGGCGGCCGAGGGCACGGTCGTGCCGCCCAGCAACTGATAGCCGGACGACGAGCGCTGCACCAGTTGCTGGAACTCGGCGTCGAACTGCAGGCTCGCGCGCGGCGTGATGTTCCAGTCGAGCGCGATCGAGCCGAAGTCGCGCCGGCCGTTCGCGCCGTCCACGTACGAGTGGACGTTTTCCTTCGCGGCGTTGATGCGAAAGCCGAACTGCTGCTGGTCGCCGAAACGCCGGCCGATATCGAACGACGCCAGCGTCGAGCCGCGGCTGTCGACCTCGGTGGTCACGCTCTGCACGTTCTCCGGGCGTTTGGTCACGAAATTGATCACGCCGCCGGGCGCGACGACGCCGCTTTCGATGCCGGCCAGACCTTTCAGGATCTCGACGCGCGCCTTGTTCTCCAGCCCGAAGGTCTGCTCGCCGGACGCCGTGAGGTTGTTGATCTTGATGGCGCTGGCGAGATCGATCGGAAAACCGCGGATCGTGAAACCCTCGTAATAGCCGACCGGCGCGTAGGCATTGCCGACCGATGCATCGTTGCGCACGATGTCGCTGAGCCGTTTCGCGTGCTGGTCGGCGATCTGCTCCTGCGTCACGACGGTGACCGACGCCGGGGTGTCGAGCAGCGGCGCCTCGTCGAAGCCGGCCACCGACGCCTGCCGCGCGCGGTAGTGCCCGGCGCCCTCCCCCGTCACCGAGATCGTCGGCAGGACGACGTCGTCCCGGGACGCCGGCGCGACCGGAGCATCGGCGTCGGCCGCCAGCGCGGGCGTGGCGCACAGGGCCGCGGCCAGCGTGAGCGTGCCGACAGCGTGATACTTGAAAAGAGGGTGGGTCATGGTGTGGGTCGCATCCCGGCAAACCGTTGCCTGCGCCGCATGGTAGCCGCCGCGCGCGGTTCCGACAATTCGTTTGCGCGTCGCACGGCCGCGCGCGCTACGGCAGAGGTGGGGTCGGGGCATTCCAGGTGGCCGCGAAATCCGTCACGGTCCGCGCGAAACGGCACGCCGCCGGGTTCACCGCCTCGTGTTGCGTCACCAGGTGCAGGGGCGCGGTGAACGCCTGATCCTCGGCCACCGGGCAGTAGACCACGCTTTCCTGGTGATAGCGCTGCATCGACGCCGGCACCACGGTCACGCCCGCGCCCGTCGCGACCAGATTGATGGCGGTCAGCATGCGCGGCACCTCGTGCCGCATCACCGGCGTGAAACCCCGGGCCTCGCAGGCACGAACGAAATCCGCATACATGCCCGGCGCGCCCGGGCGCCGCACGAAGATGAAGGATTCGTCGGCCAGCGCGGCCAGTGCGATCGGCGCGACGTCCTCCGTGCCCCCGGCGCCGGCACGCATGCCGCGCCGATGCGCCAGCCGGTGCCCCACGGGCAGCACCAGCACCATGCGCTCCTCGTGCAACAGGTCGAACCGCAGTTCGCCGGGAGTTTCGTTCGGTTTGCGCAGCATCGCCGCGTCGATCCTGCCGCGGCTCATCGCCTCGATGATCTCGGCGGCGTTGATCTCGTTCAGTTCGATGACGATGTCCGGATGGGCGGTCCGGAACGCGCGGATCGCCGCCGGCGCGAGCGGATGAAAGGCCGCCGAACTGGTCAGCGCGATCCTTACCCGTCCGATATCGCCGTTCGCGATCCGGCGCGCGCTCTTGCCGCCCTCCTCCAGCTGCACGAAAACCGCGCGCGCGGTCTCGGCGAAGGCCGCCCCCGCCGGCGTCAGCTCGACGCCGCGCGGCAGGCGCCGGAACACCGCGAAACCCAGCTCGGCTTCGAGTTCCTGGATCTGCTGCGACAACGGCGGCTGCTGGATATGCAGGCGCGCCGCCGCACGCGTGAACTGGCGCTCGTCCGCCACCGTCAGGAAATACCGCAGATGCCGCAGTTCCATCGCCGTTCCTTATATTTTTTACGTATGGCAGCACGCGCCGAGATGTATTTTACATTTACCGATGCGCTTCGTAATCTGTATCCAAACCAATAAACCATGATGGCGGGAGACACATGCAGACAATGCTTCGTTCGGCCCACGCGGATCCGGCCAGCCCTGCGGGCGCCGACGGCGCGGCGTCGCCCCCGCCCATCGTCCTCGGCGGCGCGCAGGTGCGGCGCGCGGTCATCGCCTCGGTGATCGGCAACGGGCTCGAATGGTTCGATTTCCTGATCTACGCCTATTTCGCCAAGATCATCGCGCACGTGTTCTTTCCGCTGGGCAATCCCTTCCTGTCCACCTCGCTGACCTTCGCGACTTTCGCCGTCGGATTCATCGTGCGCCCGCTGGGTGGCATCGCGATCGGCGCCTACGCGGACCGGGTGGGACGGCGCAAAACGCTATCGATGCTGATCCTGCTGATGGCGCTCAGCACGGTGCTGATGGGCGTGACGCCCTCCTACCGCAGCATCGGCATCGCGGCGCCGCTGCTGGTGCTGCTGGCGCGCGTGCTGCAGGGCTTGTCGGTGGGCGGCGAATTCGCGACGGCCGCCGCCATGCTGTCGGAATACGCGCCGCGCGGCAAGAAGATGTTCTACGGCAGCTTCCAGATGACCTCGCAGGCGATCGCGCTGGTGCTGTCCTCGGGCTTCGCCTACTTCCTCACGACGCATCTCGATCGGGCCGCGCTGGAAAGCTGGGGCTGGCGCATTCCCTTCCTGCTCGGCGCGGTGGTCGGGCCGGTGGGTTTCTACATCCGGCACAAGGTGGCGGAATCGCCCGAATTCGTCGCGCTGCGCGACCAGCAGGGCCATCGGACGCAGGCGCCCCGCGCATCGCTCGGGCGCTTTCTGCGCGAACGCGGCGACGCGGTGCTGTGCGCGATGGGCGTGATCATCGTCGGCGCCGCCACCAATTATCTGTGGCATACCTTCATGCCCTCGTATATCGAGCGGCAGTTGCATCTGCCCTTGAAGAACGCGCTGCTGGGCACCGCGGCGTCCGGGCTGGTCAGTCTGGCGGGGTATCCCCTCGCCGGCAAGCTGGCCGACCGCTTCGGCGCGTACCGGCTGTTCTTCCCGGTGGTGACGGTCTGGGTGCTGGCCGCCTATCCGCTCTTTCTGTGGGTACTGGCCCATCCCACCCCGGAACGGGTGTTCGCCGCGCAGATGATGGCGACGGTGGTGCTCAGCCTGATGTCCGGGCCGCATCCGGGCATGCTCACGCAACTCTTTCCCACCGCCACCCGTTCGACCGGCGTCGCGCTGGCGTACAACGTCGCGGTGACGCTGTTCGGCGGTCTCGCACCGCTGACGGTGTCGACGCTGATCACTGTGACGGGCTCGAATTTCGTCCCTGCCTACTATCTCGTGTTCGCCGGCGTCGTGTCCCTGCTGCTGGTGGGTCTGACCCGTTCCGGACGCCGGCTGCGACGCGACCCGCACGCCCTGCCCCTGGACTGACATGACCCTGGTTCCCGCCGCCGCGCCGCGCGCGCGCAATGAATACCCGGTGCGTGCCATCGGCCCCGAGCGCCTGCGCATCGCCACGCCGCACGGCGACGCGGTCGCACCGTTCTACCGGTCGACGGCACGCGGCGACGTCACGCGCATCGTGATCGTCCTGCATGGCCGATTGCGCGATGCCGATGCCTATCTCGCTTCGGCGCAACGGGCGCTGGACGCGGCGGGTCCGTGCGCCGACGGCACTTTGTTGCTCGTGCCGCAATTCCTGGCAAGCGCGGATATCGCCGCGCATGGTCTCACCGCTGACGTGCTGCACTGGGAATGGACTGCCTGGATGGGCGGCGACGATGCGCGTGGCCCCACGTCGCTCAGTTCCTTCGACGTGCTCGACGCGCTGCTGGCCCGGTGCCTGGAGCCGGGGCGGCATCCGGCCTTGCGGGAGATCGTCGTCGCCGGCCATTCGGGGGGCGCGCAGGTCGCGCATCGCTACGCGATCGTCGGCCGCGCGGCGGCAGCCTGCCGGGCGCAGGGCCTGGCTGTGCGGTATGTGATCGCGAATCCCTCGTCATACGTCTATTTCGACGCCTTCCGGCCGTTTCCGGCAGGTCGCGGGGGCGACGCCTGTCCGGGGGTCGACGATTGGAAATACGGCGTGCGGCGCCCGCCGCGCTATGCCGCGCGGGCGGACTTCACCGTGCTCGCGCGGGCCTATGCACAAAGCGACGTGACGTACCTGCTGGGCGGAAACGACGACGACCCCGCGCACCAGGCGCTCGACCGCTCCTGCGCCGCGGCGGCGCAGGGCCCGCACCGGTTGGCCCGGGGCCGCGCGTACGTGGCCTACCTGCGGCGTCTGTTTCCAGGCAACCGTCATGTCTGCCGCGAGATTCCCGGCGTCGGCCACGACGGCGATGCGATGCTGGGCAGCGCGCCGGGCATTCTGGCGCTGTTCGGCGTAACGGTCGAAGCCGACCGGTTGGCGGCTCTGGGAACGGTCTCGACAGGAGCGGGGGACTGACGGCGGGGCCCGCAGGGAGATCGCATGCGGCGCGCGCTCAGGCCTTTCGCTCAGCCCTTTTTCAGATGCGCCAGTTCGTCCAGTCCGCTGCCGCCGTCGGCATAGGCCTGCCTGAAGCTGTCGCGCTGCTGCCAGCGCTTCCAGATCGCGTCCAGATGCTCGAAGCGCTCGTCGAGCGGCGTATTGTTCGCCGGGAATTTCGAGAAGGCGATCGCCACGCAGAGCGTGATGTCGGCGAATGTCGGCGCCGCGCCGCCCAGCAGCCATTCCCTTCCGTCGGACAGATGCCGGTCGACCAGGGCCGCATGCGCGAGCGCTTCCTTGCGGCAATGCTCGCCCCACTGCGGATTGCTGGTGAGTTCGAGCTTCGGTCCCAGACCCTGATGCATCACGTGGAACATCGTGACGATGCGGTACAGCACATGGGTCCAGATGCGGTTTTCCCACATCGTGTCAAGGCCCTGTTCAAGCGCGGATTCGCCCATCACCTTTCGGCCCGGGAACCGTTGATCCAGGTAACGGATGACGCCGGCGGTTTCCGAGAGATGGCTACCGTCTTCGAGCCGCAACGTCGGCGTTTCTCCCCAGGGATTGCGTTTGAGGTGCGGCCACTTGCGCTGGTCGCCGCCGGGCGCCATGTCGAGAATCGTTTCCTCGAATTGATCGGCGATCCCCTTTTCATGGATGAAGAGGCGCAGGCGCTGCGGATTCGGAAAAGCGGACGGGGACGTAAACAACTGCATTTTTTCGGTCATGATCATTTCTCGCACGGAAACCCTTTCGATAGCAACCGGGATGCCTGCCCCGTATGCCGGCTCGCGCGATACCATGCGGCGCCTACAGGCCGCCCGGCGCGACGGGTTCGGTAGCGAAACACAATCTCTTGTAAGATAGCGTCCGATTCGCGCATGATCCGCCCGGCCTGCGATGCCAGCCCGGCGCGGCGTCTCCCGGCCGGCGCCCCACCGGCCTTGCCGGCCTCGTGTTCGGCCGTGGGTCAGGCCATGCGTGCCTCCCCCCGGGCACGGTACCGGCGAGCCCGATACGTCGCCGATACCCTGCCCCGCCTGCGCCACTGCCCGACGCGCCCCGTCGCCATCGGGCGCCATCGCATCCGCGCCATTTCAACACGGTTCGTTCCGTCCACCTCGAAGGAGGATCAGATCGCCGGCCTTGCCCGGCGAACAAGAGCACTATGCAAACGCAAGTTAATAAAAAACCCGCCGGGTATATCGCATCCGACGCCGCCAACCGGGCGGAACAGGCCAAAAAAGACCGAGCCGGCCGACGCCGCGCGCACAAGTTCCTGCGGCGCGTCGCGCTGGTTTCCACCTTCGGCGGCCTGCTGTTCGGTTACGACACCGGCGTGATCAACGGCGCGCTCATCTACATGAGCGACGATCTGGGCCTCACGCCCTTCACCGAGGGCCTGGTCGCCAGTTCGCTGCTGCTGGGCGCGGCGCTCGGCGCGGTGCTCGGCGGACAGCTGGTGGACAGCCGCGGACGCCGCAACACCATCATCCTGCTGGCGGTGCTTTTCATGGCGGGCACCCTCGCCTGCACCTTTGCGCCGAACACCACGGTGATGGTGCTGTCGCGCTTCGTCCTCGGCATCGCCGTCGGCGGCGCGTCCGTCGCCGTACCCACCTACCTTTCCGAGATGGCGCCGTCGTCGCGGCGGGGCAGCGTGGTCAACCAGAACGAGTTGATGATCGTGACCGGGCAACTGGTGGCGTTCACGTCGAATGCCGCGCTCGGCAATTTCTTCGGTC
Coding sequences within it:
- a CDS encoding porin, with translation MKKSLLTLALGSAFAIPAHAQSSVTLYGLIDTGLIYASNQQGHNSWQETSSATQNTVFGLKGTEDLGAGLKAVFKLEQGFLLNNGTQAFSGDGFGSQAWVGLESDRYGTVTLGRQYDVMNDLVGPLTAEVNTWGGSLAAHPFENDNLAANSVVIDNMVKYVSPIYHGLTVESMYAFSNKAGAFATNRSYGFAASYAMGPLNLAAGYLQFNNAGAGTGAAPTSDYSANFLAERQRVWSVAGSYTFGSALVGVAWSHTQMDNLGGVFSFGTGTYLGAADDASGSLNGSLRMDNFEINGKYGLTEAWSVSGAYTFTDGAYNGSSPKWHTGMLQTAYALSKRTDVYLESVYQIVHGAPEGSVLSHAMINTLGPSSSNSQLAVMVGLRHAF
- the cysW gene encoding sulfate ABC transporter permease subunit CysW, yielding MRTAASSRASARAGSGTSEARWVRYTLIGIALLFVLLFLVLPLATVFVEALRKGLSAYTDALTDPDAWSAIKLTLLTAAISVPMNVVFGVAAAWAIAKFEFRGKAVLTTLIDLPFSISPVVAGLSYVLVLGAQGWIGPWLMDHNIRIIFAVPGIVIATAFVTLPLVARELIPLMQAQGSDEEQAAIVLGASGWQTFWHVTLPNIRWGLLYGVILCNARAMGEFGAVSVVSGHLRGETNTIPLQVEILYNQFQIQAGFAVASLLALLALLTLLIKSVAEWRHERELRRTAELPSERPSDDDLPSPLGFTSMNAPMRPLPDPRPNPRVDPKREQP
- a CDS encoding phosphotransferase enzyme family protein; the encoded protein is MHGEQVERDWPLMTVDEVARVLASYPIEGTVANLSWHSPRPFAAAVLATLSDGRMLFVKRHDARLRDATALAEEHRFIGHLGGRGIPVAEVLSDRRGRTALAIGAWVYEVHRSADGLDAYRCVMSWEPFKAMSHAYAAGRALARLHRASAGFPAPARPPRLLLSSFGVIGAPDLLDAAQAWIEAQPLLASALARRPWRHDLATVIGPYHARLAPLLPSLAPLWTHGDWHASNLLWSPEGEPAKVRSVLDFGLADRTCAVYDLALAIERNTIEWLVEPARRRVHAGQIDALLDGYASVAPLDAADYRALVALLPIVHTEFALSEVAYFDGILDLPAEAEAAYSSYLLGHAQWFGEPAGRALLTQLNRRGHALDAPGR
- a CDS encoding sulfate/molybdate ABC transporter ATP-binding protein produces the protein MSIEVQHINKRFGDFQALNDVSLHIESGELIALLGPSGCGKTTLLRIIAGLEAPDSGQILFAGEDSTDVHVRERQVGFVFQHYALFRHMTVFDNVAFGLKIKPRGERPSKAEIREKVHALLKLVQLDWLADRYPSQLSGGQRQRIALARALAVEPKVLLLDEPFGALDAKVRKELRRWLRRLHEDLDVTSIFVTHDQEEALEVADRVVVINRGQIEQSGSPREVWERPASPFVYGFLGDANRFQGRSENGRILIGDYALDTLEAPPHPGAAPAAATAFVRPHDFDIARPAPGLHGINVRFSRAVVVGPTAKLELLSDAAITTGLPADIASGDAIIEAQLPARVFLAMQLHEGEALVLSPRRARVFVGDVALDTDLTETGPQHA
- a CDS encoding TonB-dependent siderophore receptor, which gives rise to MTHPLFKYHAVGTLTLAAALCATPALAADADAPVAPASRDDVVLPTISVTGEGAGHYRARQASVAGFDEAPLLDTPASVTVVTQEQIADQHAKRLSDIVRNDASVGNAYAPVGYYEGFTIRGFPIDLASAIKINNLTASGEQTFGLENKARVEILKGLAGIESGVVAPGGVINFVTKRPENVQSVTTEVDSRGSTLASFDIGRRFGDQQQFGFRINAAKENVHSYVDGANGRRDFGSIALDWNITPRASLQFDAEFQQLVQRSSSGYQLLGGTTVPSAASASKLLGVQPWSKPTTTDALNLDARFDYQFSDAWQGTVAASRSRTMIDDNVAFAYGCYYAASCASAAGNPLAPYFFGANGDFDLYDFRSPGEYRRNDEVRGVLSGKFATGPIRHELTLGADIQRRVVHLSDAVYDYVGSENIYGDDIAFAPSPDQASASYPQLDAWQYAVFATDRLILNDRWQVLAGVREVLLRQKSWTAIDGDALHTDRTKLLPQVALVYKPIAPVSLYASYSQALSLGDQAPVRATNAYAFLPPYTSRQIEVGAKYDWHDRISFTAALFTISKPFEYAQPDDSANGYTYVQRGTERHDGIELGATGRATERLTLTASIAAIRARAEDTGTASYEGHQVINVPNLRAAFYGEYAVPGVTGFDLLGGVNFSGTKPANEEDTVRVPAYFVFNLGARYTTKIGGHKTVVRLSVDNLFNKYYWQDSGEQQGDAYLFLGAPRTARLSLTYDF